From a region of the Fibrobacter sp. UWB2 genome:
- a CDS encoding helix-turn-helix transcriptional regulator: MHKEPNTQNISLDTLFELSEFFKFFGDTTRIRVIHLLLSGEMSVSAIAEKLNLEQSVVSHQLRILRTANLVKPTRDGRKIYYSLDDEHIGEIFNTGLAHILHKKRV; encoded by the coding sequence ATGCATAAAGAACCGAATACGCAAAATATTTCGCTCGATACGCTTTTTGAACTGTCTGAATTTTTCAAGTTCTTTGGCGATACGACGCGCATTCGCGTGATTCATTTGCTGCTTTCGGGCGAGATGTCTGTAAGTGCCATTGCCGAAAAGCTGAATCTTGAACAGTCCGTGGTGAGCCACCAGCTGCGCATCTTGCGCACGGCGAATCTTGTGAAGCCGACTCGTGACGGCCGCAAGATTTATTACTCGCTAGATGATGAGCACATTGGTGAGATTTTCAATACGGGTCTTGCTCACATTTTGCATAAGAAGAGGGTCTAA
- a CDS encoding SO_0444 family Cu/Zn efflux transporter, which produces MNLVTDFVWEFITLFSEMAPFLLLGFLLAGILHVWVPNHLYVPKIAKSNFASVLWAAIFGVPLPICSCGVIPTSIAIRKEGASKGASVSFLISTPATGVDSILATYSLLGLPFAILRPVAAFVTALFGGVLTNFATRGETDRNESAGNAAVGAHGDSAKHEHHHEHHHDHEHHHEHEHCGCCCEDDYDAPATTFSRKIKETFRYGLVNMVGDVSKWLMIGLVLGALISAFVPNELFLALREYPILCMVCVLLLAMPMYTCATGSIPLALALVAKGITPGAALVLLMAGPATSIASMLVVGKAFGKRTLVAYLFSIAFGAMFFGFIVDTFFMDTFLSAMLPQGAADCHGHGALGVFDYVCAGLLAAFMLYAKFAHKGCDGHCGCGCGCGDSCKCADSCEDDHDHDHCECGESCECHEHGEHDHHHGASAGSATLAHSEPVSKTYRVNGMNCSHCKACVEKAVRPLDGVVFAEADVASKSLHVEWHDDDDIDMASLKTAVEEAGFEFVGEA; this is translated from the coding sequence ATGAACTTGGTTACTGATTTTGTCTGGGAGTTTATCACACTTTTTTCGGAGATGGCTCCGTTTTTGCTGCTAGGTTTTTTGCTTGCGGGAATTTTGCATGTCTGGGTGCCGAATCATTTGTACGTGCCTAAAATTGCAAAGTCAAATTTTGCGTCGGTGCTCTGGGCGGCAATCTTTGGCGTCCCGCTCCCGATTTGTAGTTGCGGCGTGATTCCGACTTCGATTGCAATTCGCAAGGAAGGCGCTAGCAAGGGCGCTAGCGTGAGTTTCTTGATTTCGACTCCTGCGACGGGAGTGGATTCCATCTTGGCAACGTATTCGCTGTTGGGACTCCCGTTCGCTATTTTGCGCCCTGTGGCTGCGTTTGTGACGGCGTTGTTTGGCGGTGTGCTGACGAACTTTGCAACTCGCGGAGAAACGGATCGTAACGAATCTGCTGGGAATGCGGCTGTGGGTGCGCATGGCGATTCGGCAAAACACGAACATCATCATGAACATCATCACGATCACGAACATCATCATGAACACGAACATTGCGGTTGTTGCTGTGAAGATGATTATGACGCGCCTGCAACAACGTTCTCGAGAAAGATTAAAGAGACGTTCCGCTATGGCCTTGTGAATATGGTGGGCGATGTGAGCAAATGGCTCATGATTGGTCTTGTGCTTGGTGCATTAATCTCTGCTTTTGTCCCAAATGAACTGTTCCTTGCATTGCGTGAATACCCAATTCTCTGCATGGTCTGCGTGCTGCTTTTGGCAATGCCGATGTACACGTGCGCCACGGGTTCTATCCCGCTTGCACTTGCGCTTGTGGCGAAGGGGATTACTCCGGGTGCAGCTCTTGTGCTTTTGATGGCTGGGCCTGCAACGAGTATCGCTTCGATGCTTGTGGTCGGTAAGGCTTTTGGCAAGCGTACGCTCGTGGCATACTTGTTCTCGATTGCTTTTGGCGCGATGTTCTTTGGCTTTATCGTCGATACGTTCTTTATGGATACGTTCCTCTCGGCGATGCTCCCGCAAGGTGCTGCAGATTGCCATGGGCACGGGGCTTTAGGCGTGTTCGATTACGTTTGCGCTGGACTCTTGGCCGCATTTATGCTGTATGCAAAGTTTGCGCACAAGGGGTGTGACGGTCATTGCGGTTGTGGCTGCGGTTGCGGAGATTCTTGCAAGTGCGCGGACTCTTGCGAAGATGATCACGATCATGACCACTGCGAATGCGGCGAATCTTGTGAATGCCATGAACACGGCGAACATGACCATCATCACGGCGCTTCGGCAGGCTCAGCGACCTTGGCGCATTCCGAGCCTGTCTCTAAAACGTATCGCGTGAACGGCATGAATTGCAGCCACTGCAAGGCGTGCGTTGAAAAGGCGGTTCGCCCGCTCGATGGAGTCGTATTTGCCGAAGCCGATGTTGCTAGCAAGTCGTTGCACGTGGAATGGCACGACGATGATGATATCGACATGGCCTCTTTAAAGACTGCTGTTGAAGAAGCTGGCTTTGAATTTGTCGGCGAGGCTTAA
- a CDS encoding RNA helicase, producing MAEQNKRILKDFLNELVEKFNGHRSDISSEDVLEQFMAWAEARGTTLYPAQEEAILELLDGKNVILNTPTGSGKSMVALALHFDSLVHNRRSVYTCPIKALVNEKWMALCKEFGAENVGLSTGDATVNRDAPIICCTAEILSNMALCEGETLTITDIVMDEFHYYSDKERGVAWQVPLLTLPQSRFLLMSATVGATEFFERDMTKHTGRESVTVRSTQRPVPLDFSYSTTEISTEVQKLVNEGKAPVYVVHFTQAAAASNAQNFMSLDLCTKEEKVKINEAIKEVRFASPYGPDVKRWLKQGIGLHHAGLLPKYRILCEKLAQQGLLKVICGTDTLGVGVNVPIRTVLFTQLCKYSGDKTAILTARDFHQIAGRAGRKGFDNVGYVVAQAPEHVIENLKLEAKSRTTGKKFQKRKPPEHGYIPFDENTFKRLIDASPEPLTSSFQVNHGMLLNILSRPTDGCRAMRALLKDCHESAASKKQLQHRAFLLFRSLVEKKIIEFVPAVAEGYSHLRVNMNLQDDFSMNQPLSLYLLDTLPKLDKDSPEYALDVITLCESILENPEAILRIQQSKARDARMNELKAQGMEYNQRLEELEKVEYPKPLRDFIYDTFNAFADIHPWVDENIEPKSIVREMFENFTTFSGYVKQYNLQRMEAILLRHLNGVYKVLSQTVPDGYKNEELLEMQDYLGEMIRRVDSSLLEEWEKMAHPEDYQKRLDEGASEDEVEKAFGADKAAADITYDKKRFLNMVRQRIFQIMMSLQKQDFSDVLDSLADDLAEGELLADDEGTPWTEKRLIETMAAYTAEHHKFRMDVEGRSLTHTIVTYEGNIMQIQQMLQDEEGFNDWSIDFTVNLDESREAGMPLLKLARIGEV from the coding sequence ATGGCAGAGCAAAACAAGCGGATTCTCAAAGATTTTTTGAACGAACTGGTCGAAAAGTTCAATGGACACCGTTCCGATATTTCGTCTGAAGACGTTTTGGAACAATTTATGGCATGGGCAGAAGCCCGTGGGACTACGTTGTACCCAGCGCAAGAAGAAGCTATTTTGGAACTTTTGGACGGCAAGAACGTCATTCTAAATACGCCCACCGGAAGCGGAAAGTCCATGGTCGCATTGGCGCTCCATTTTGATAGTCTTGTGCACAACCGCCGTAGCGTTTACACCTGCCCCATCAAGGCGCTCGTGAACGAGAAGTGGATGGCGCTCTGCAAGGAATTCGGCGCAGAAAACGTCGGGCTTTCGACCGGCGACGCCACCGTCAACCGCGACGCCCCCATTATCTGCTGCACAGCAGAAATTCTTTCGAACATGGCGCTCTGCGAAGGCGAAACACTCACCATTACAGACATCGTGATGGACGAGTTCCATTACTATAGCGACAAGGAACGCGGTGTCGCCTGGCAAGTTCCACTTTTGACGCTCCCGCAATCGAGATTCCTCTTGATGAGTGCCACCGTTGGCGCTACGGAATTTTTCGAACGCGACATGACTAAGCACACGGGCCGCGAGTCCGTAACCGTCCGCTCCACGCAACGCCCGGTACCGCTCGACTTTAGCTACAGCACCACCGAAATTTCGACCGAAGTGCAAAAGCTTGTGAACGAGGGCAAGGCTCCTGTTTACGTCGTCCATTTTACGCAAGCGGCTGCGGCAAGCAATGCGCAAAACTTTATGAGTCTTGACCTCTGCACCAAAGAAGAAAAAGTCAAGATCAACGAAGCGATTAAGGAAGTCCGTTTTGCAAGCCCGTATGGTCCGGATGTCAAGCGCTGGCTCAAGCAGGGCATCGGACTCCACCACGCGGGGCTTTTGCCGAAGTACCGCATTCTCTGCGAAAAGCTCGCCCAACAAGGTTTGCTCAAGGTCATTTGCGGAACAGACACGCTTGGCGTGGGCGTGAACGTTCCAATCCGCACAGTCCTTTTCACACAGCTCTGCAAGTACAGCGGCGACAAGACCGCCATTTTGACAGCACGAGATTTCCACCAGATTGCAGGTCGCGCAGGCCGTAAAGGTTTTGACAATGTCGGCTACGTTGTCGCACAAGCGCCAGAACATGTCATCGAAAATCTGAAACTCGAAGCGAAGTCGCGTACGACAGGAAAAAAATTCCAAAAGAGAAAGCCGCCTGAACACGGTTACATTCCGTTTGACGAGAACACGTTCAAGCGATTGATTGACGCATCTCCGGAACCGCTGACATCAAGCTTCCAGGTGAATCACGGGATGCTTTTGAACATCTTGAGCCGCCCGACGGACGGTTGTCGCGCCATGCGTGCGCTCCTCAAGGATTGCCACGAAAGTGCAGCGAGCAAGAAGCAGTTGCAGCACCGCGCCTTTTTGCTGTTCAGGAGTCTCGTCGAAAAAAAGATTATCGAGTTCGTGCCCGCTGTTGCCGAAGGCTACAGCCACTTGCGCGTGAACATGAACTTGCAAGACGACTTCTCGATGAACCAACCGCTTTCGCTTTACCTGCTCGACACGCTACCAAAGCTCGACAAAGATTCGCCGGAATACGCACTGGACGTGATTACCTTGTGCGAAAGTATTCTCGAGAATCCCGAAGCGATTTTGCGCATCCAGCAGAGCAAGGCTCGCGATGCCCGCATGAACGAGCTCAAGGCGCAAGGCATGGAATACAACCAGCGCCTCGAAGAACTTGAAAAAGTCGAATACCCGAAGCCGTTGCGAGACTTCATTTACGACACCTTCAACGCATTCGCCGATATCCACCCGTGGGTGGATGAAAACATTGAGCCCAAGTCCATTGTGCGCGAGATGTTCGAGAATTTCACGACGTTTAGCGGTTACGTGAAGCAGTACAACCTGCAGCGCATGGAAGCGATTTTGCTCCGCCACTTGAACGGAGTTTACAAAGTACTTTCGCAGACTGTGCCTGACGGCTACAAGAACGAAGAACTCCTGGAAATGCAGGACTACCTCGGCGAAATGATCCGTCGCGTGGACTCCAGTTTGCTCGAAGAATGGGAAAAGATGGCACACCCGGAAGATTACCAGAAACGCTTGGACGAAGGCGCTTCCGAAGACGAAGTCGAAAAGGCATTCGGTGCAGACAAGGCTGCCGCCGACATTACCTACGACAAGAAGCGATTCCTCAACATGGTACGCCAGCGCATTTTCCAGATTATGATGAGCTTGCAAAAGCAAGATTTCTCGGATGTACTGGACAGCCTCGCCGACGACCTTGCCGAAGGCGAACTTTTGGCGGATGATGAAGGAACCCCGTGGACAGAAAAACGGCTCATCGAAACGATGGCCGCCTACACTGCCGAGCATCACAAGTTCCGCATGGATGTGGAAGGACGCTCCCTCACCCATACCATCGTCACGTACGAAGGGAACATTATGCAGATACAGCAAATGCTCCAGGACGAAGAAGGATTCAACGACTGGAGCATTGATTTCACGGTCAATCTCGACGAAAGCCGAGAAGCCGGAATGCCATTGTTAAAGCTTGCAAGAATCGGCGAAGTTTAA
- the rfbA gene encoding glucose-1-phosphate thymidylyltransferase RfbA produces MKGIVLAGGSGTRLYPLTMVTSKQLLPVYDKPMIYYPLSTLMLAGIRDILIISTPTDLPNFERLLGDGSAMGLNLSYKVQPSPDGLAQAFILGEEFIGNDCCAMVLGDNIFYGNGFSQLLKAAVKNAEENGRASVFGYYVEDPERFGVVEFDDNGKVISVEEKPKEPKSNYAITGLYFYDNRVAGFAKVQKPSARGELEITDLNKTYLDKGELDVKLLGRGFAWLDTGTMDSLIEAGEFVKMVENRQGIQISAIEEIAYKNGWISKEKLLESAAKYGKSPYGQHLKKVAEGKIHY; encoded by the coding sequence ATGAAAGGAATCGTACTTGCTGGAGGCTCCGGCACTCGTCTGTATCCGCTCACGATGGTCACATCGAAGCAACTTTTGCCGGTCTATGACAAGCCCATGATTTATTACCCGCTTTCGACCTTGATGTTGGCGGGCATTCGTGACATTCTCATCATCTCGACGCCGACGGATTTGCCGAACTTTGAACGCTTGCTCGGTGACGGCTCTGCCATGGGCCTCAACTTGAGCTACAAAGTGCAGCCGAGTCCGGATGGACTTGCCCAGGCTTTCATTTTGGGCGAAGAATTTATCGGTAACGATTGCTGCGCGATGGTTCTCGGCGATAACATCTTCTACGGAAACGGTTTCAGTCAACTTTTGAAGGCTGCTGTCAAGAACGCCGAAGAAAATGGCCGTGCAAGTGTGTTCGGTTATTACGTCGAAGACCCGGAACGTTTTGGCGTTGTGGAATTCGACGATAACGGCAAGGTGATTTCTGTTGAAGAAAAACCGAAGGAACCGAAGAGCAATTACGCCATTACGGGGCTTTACTTCTATGACAATCGCGTGGCCGGATTTGCCAAGGTGCAAAAGCCGAGCGCTCGTGGTGAACTTGAAATTACCGACCTCAACAAGACGTACCTCGACAAGGGCGAACTTGACGTGAAACTCCTCGGCCGCGGTTTTGCTTGGCTCGACACCGGCACGATGGATAGCCTTATCGAAGCCGGTGAGTTCGTGAAAATGGTCGAAAACCGCCAGGGCATCCAGATTTCTGCCATCGAAGAAATTGCATACAAGAACGGCTGGATTAGCAAGGAAAAACTCTTGGAATCTGCCGCCAAGTACGGCAAGTCTCCTTACGGCCAGCACCTCAAGAAGGTCGCCGAAGGCAAGATCCATTACTAA
- a CDS encoding dTDP-glucose 4,6-dehydratase, whose translation MNNAKRTIVITGGAGFIGSHVVRLFVNKYPEYNIINLDKLTYAGNLANLKDVEGKPNYKFVKMDICDFDAFYKLMQDEHVDGIIHLAAESHVDRSIKDPFTFARTNVMGTLSLLQAAKLYWESLPEKYEGKRFYHISTDEVYGALKMNHPEGITPPFTTTASSSEHHLAYGDDFFYETTKYTPHSPYSASKAGSDHFVRAFHDTYGMPTIVTNCSNNYGPYQFPEKLIPLFINNIRHKKPLPVYGKGENVRDWLFVEDHARAIDVIFHNGKIAETYNIGGFNEWKNIDIIKVVIKTVDKLLGRAEGEDLNLITYVTDRLGHDARYAIDSTKLQKELGWEPSLQFEEGIEKTVRWYLDNQEWLDNITSGDYEKYYEKMYGNR comes from the coding sequence ATGAATAACGCAAAAAGAACAATCGTAATCACGGGCGGCGCTGGCTTTATTGGTAGCCATGTTGTTCGCCTGTTTGTCAACAAGTATCCTGAATACAATATCATCAACCTCGACAAGCTCACGTATGCGGGCAACCTCGCAAACTTGAAGGATGTCGAGGGTAAGCCGAACTACAAGTTCGTGAAGATGGACATTTGCGACTTTGATGCTTTCTACAAGCTCATGCAAGATGAGCATGTCGACGGCATCATCCATCTCGCGGCGGAAAGCCATGTGGACCGTTCCATCAAGGACCCGTTCACATTCGCCCGCACGAACGTCATGGGTACTTTGAGCCTCCTCCAGGCGGCAAAGCTCTATTGGGAAAGCCTCCCGGAAAAGTACGAAGGCAAGCGTTTCTACCACATTTCGACCGACGAAGTTTACGGCGCCCTCAAGATGAACCACCCGGAAGGCATCACGCCTCCGTTCACGACTACGGCGTCCAGTTCGGAACACCATTTGGCCTACGGTGACGACTTCTTTTACGAAACGACGAAGTACACTCCGCACAGCCCGTATTCCGCATCGAAGGCTGGCTCCGACCACTTTGTGCGTGCGTTCCACGACACCTACGGCATGCCGACGATTGTCACGAACTGCTCCAACAACTACGGCCCGTACCAGTTCCCCGAAAAGCTTATCCCGCTTTTCATCAACAACATCCGCCACAAGAAACCGCTCCCGGTTTATGGCAAGGGTGAAAACGTCCGCGACTGGCTCTTTGTCGAAGACCACGCCCGTGCGATTGACGTGATTTTCCACAACGGAAAGATTGCCGAAACTTACAATATCGGCGGCTTCAACGAATGGAAGAACATCGACATCATCAAGGTCGTCATCAAGACCGTCGATAAGCTTCTCGGCCGCGCCGAAGGCGAAGACCTGAACCTCATCACGTATGTGACGGACCGCCTCGGTCACGATGCTCGCTACGCAATTGACTCCACCAAGCTCCAGAAGGAACTCGGCTGGGAACCGTCGTTGCAGTTCGAAGAAGGCATTGAAAAGACCGTGCGCTGGTACTTGGACAACCAGGAATGGCTCGACAATATCACGAGCGGCGACTACGAAAAGTATTACGAAAAAATGTACGGAAACAGATAG
- the rfbC gene encoding dTDP-4-dehydrorhamnose 3,5-epimerase has product MGKFNFIDTEIEGVKIIEPTVFGDARGYFMETYSRRDFAEGGIDVDFVQDNESRSKKGVLRGLHFQKQNPQGKLVRVIEGEVFDVAVDLRKNSKTFGKWVGVTLSAENKKQFYIPEGFAHGFVVLSETASFVYKCTRFYAPGDEGGLMWNDPEIGIKWPVGDGFEPLLSEKDTKNPCLKDLGFAFDL; this is encoded by the coding sequence ATGGGAAAGTTTAACTTTATAGATACAGAAATCGAAGGCGTTAAGATTATTGAACCGACGGTGTTCGGTGATGCCCGCGGTTATTTTATGGAAACCTACAGCCGTCGCGACTTTGCCGAAGGCGGCATCGATGTAGACTTTGTTCAAGACAACGAGTCCCGCAGCAAAAAAGGCGTTCTTCGCGGTCTCCATTTCCAGAAGCAGAATCCGCAGGGCAAGCTCGTCCGCGTGATTGAAGGCGAAGTTTTTGACGTGGCAGTGGACCTCCGCAAGAACAGCAAGACTTTTGGCAAGTGGGTGGGCGTCACGCTCTCCGCCGAAAACAAGAAACAGTTCTACATTCCCGAAGGTTTTGCTCACGGCTTCGTGGTCCTTTCTGAAACGGCATCTTTTGTTTACAAGTGCACTCGTTTCTACGCACCGGGCGACGAAGGTGGCCTCATGTGGAACGATCCGGAAATTGGCATCAAGTGGCCGGTGGGCGACGGTTTTGAACCGCTCCTCTCCGAAAAGGATACCAAGAACCCGTGCCTCAAGGACCTTGGTTTCGCTTTTGACCTTTAG
- a CDS encoding low molecular weight protein-tyrosine-phosphatase — MKNILVVCTGNICRSPTGEYLLKKELGPDFHVMSAGLGALVDNPADKIAQKIALQHDIDMSAHRARQINLDILKWADLILVMENGHKRELLHKYPWLDGKVFRYGESHQVDIPDPYKRPENAYVLAWNFISKLTPYWVEKIRQSEAAK, encoded by the coding sequence ATGAAGAATATTCTTGTCGTTTGTACTGGGAACATTTGCCGTAGCCCTACAGGGGAGTATCTTTTGAAAAAGGAACTCGGACCGGACTTCCATGTGATGAGCGCCGGTCTCGGTGCATTGGTGGATAACCCTGCCGATAAAATTGCCCAGAAAATTGCCTTGCAACATGACATTGACATGAGTGCTCATAGGGCTCGCCAGATCAATTTGGACATTCTTAAATGGGCTGACTTGATTTTAGTGATGGAAAACGGCCATAAAAGGGAACTTTTGCATAAGTATCCGTGGCTCGATGGTAAGGTGTTCCGCTATGGTGAATCCCACCAGGTCGATATCCCTGACCCGTACAAGAGGCCCGAAAATGCTTATGTGTTGGCCTGGAATTTTATTTCCAAGCTGACTCCGTATTGGGTAGAAAAGATTAGGCAAAGTGAAGCCGCAAAATAA
- a CDS encoding polysaccharide biosynthesis/export family protein — protein sequence MNKIGIALCGVAGAILSGCFAAPQMRMDIPTDSTTYNGITFKLHSIEKGDMGEPVEVAPNPSEGNLTDLMVDSLPDLEYRIGPLDMVQVVVWEHPELTSPMGQYQPAGQKVTTDGKLFYPYAGELQVAGLTAQELRKEITKRLSDKILNDPQVDVRVTGYHSRKAFVSGAVNRPGYVHFDENPMTIPDVIAYVGGFDEKADPSFVQLRRGDKVYNIDYVRAFKENIPIDRILVKPGDQLFVPLKEEMERDRKVYVLGEVNRTGIVRMDNYISLAEALAAAGGVNAMNAAPSDIYVIRNTSKEKIDIYQLDAKNAMALAMADRFELNPRDIVYVDASGIATWNRLLSLITPTMSAIYLGTNIVQNVQEINNTGWKTPSQKRASSTSSTTSTSTNTANSAANNATNATGN from the coding sequence ATGAATAAAATTGGTATTGCTCTTTGTGGAGTTGCCGGCGCTATCTTGAGCGGTTGCTTTGCAGCTCCGCAGATGCGAATGGATATCCCCACAGATTCCACGACCTACAATGGAATTACTTTCAAGTTGCATTCCATTGAAAAGGGCGACATGGGTGAACCTGTGGAAGTCGCTCCGAATCCGTCCGAAGGCAACCTGACTGATTTGATGGTCGATTCCCTTCCGGACTTGGAATACAGGATTGGACCTCTGGATATGGTGCAGGTGGTTGTCTGGGAACACCCGGAACTCACTTCCCCGATGGGCCAGTATCAGCCGGCAGGCCAGAAGGTGACGACCGATGGCAAGCTTTTCTACCCGTATGCGGGTGAACTTCAGGTTGCAGGTCTTACCGCCCAGGAACTCCGTAAAGAAATTACCAAGCGTCTTTCGGACAAGATTCTTAACGACCCGCAGGTGGATGTCCGTGTGACGGGTTACCACAGCCGTAAGGCTTTTGTTTCGGGTGCCGTGAATCGTCCGGGCTATGTGCATTTTGATGAAAACCCGATGACCATCCCCGACGTGATTGCCTACGTGGGTGGCTTCGATGAAAAGGCTGATCCTTCTTTCGTCCAGCTCCGCCGTGGCGATAAGGTCTATAACATTGATTACGTCCGTGCGTTCAAGGAAAACATTCCTATAGACCGCATCCTCGTTAAGCCGGGAGACCAGCTCTTTGTCCCGCTGAAAGAAGAAATGGAAAGGGATAGAAAGGTCTACGTCCTTGGTGAAGTGAACAGAACGGGCATTGTCCGTATGGATAACTACATCTCCTTGGCCGAAGCTCTCGCTGCAGCCGGTGGCGTCAACGCTATGAACGCTGCTCCGAGCGACATCTATGTTATTAGAAATACGTCTAAGGAAAAGATCGATATCTATCAGCTCGATGCCAAGAACGCCATGGCGCTTGCAATGGCCGACCGCTTTGAACTGAATCCGCGCGATATCGTCTACGTCGATGCTTCTGGCATTGCAACGTGGAACCGCCTTCTTAGCTTGATTACCCCGACCATGAGCGCTATTTATCTTGGTACGAATATCGTTCAGAACGTCCAGGAAATTAATAATACGGGTTGGAAGACTCCGTCCCAGAAGCGTGCTTCTTCGACATCTTCTACCACTTCAACTTCTACGAATACGGCGAACAGCGCTGCTAATAACGCCACAAATGCAACGGGTAACTAA
- a CDS encoding mannose-1-phosphate guanylyltransferase/mannose-6-phosphate isomerase, producing the protein MINLILCGGSGTRLWPISRSLMPKQFARLFDGASLFQRTVKTNSRICSAQYIVSNADQYFLAKDQLEEVGANDVRFLLEPVGRNTAPAIALACLGLDPEDVVLVSPSDHVIRKAEAYEECLRKAEEFAKKGFMVTFGITPTGPETGYGYIEANGEDVKRFVEKPDLETAKKYVASGRFFWNSGIFCFKASTFLDELSTYSPDILNAAKIAFANAKKENKDALVRVDYEDMMNIPSNSIDYAVMEKSAKVKVVPSDIGWSDLGAFDSLYGEFDHDENGNNINAKHLAIGSKNSLVLGGQRQICTIDLDNMLIVDTPDALLVAPLASSQKVKKVVDELKARGSDLPKVPQTVNRPWGTYSVLESSDRYKMKRIVVRPGERLSLQKHLHRSEHWVVVSGTATVTVGDKVFYVRPNESTYIPSGTIHRLQNEGKLPLVIVEVQVGEYTGEDDIIRVQDDYKRS; encoded by the coding sequence ATGATTAACTTGATTTTGTGCGGTGGTAGCGGAACGCGCCTTTGGCCGATTAGCCGCTCTCTCATGCCGAAGCAGTTCGCTCGTCTTTTTGACGGTGCGTCCCTGTTCCAGCGTACGGTAAAGACAAATTCTCGCATTTGCAGTGCCCAATACATTGTAAGCAATGCTGATCAGTACTTCTTGGCCAAGGACCAGCTCGAAGAAGTGGGCGCCAATGATGTCCGCTTCCTTTTGGAACCGGTGGGTCGCAACACGGCTCCGGCAATCGCTCTCGCTTGCCTTGGCCTTGATCCGGAAGATGTCGTTCTCGTATCTCCGTCGGACCACGTGATCCGTAAGGCTGAAGCTTACGAAGAATGCTTGCGCAAGGCTGAAGAATTTGCAAAGAAAGGTTTCATGGTCACGTTCGGCATCACGCCGACCGGTCCGGAAACCGGTTACGGTTACATCGAAGCTAATGGCGAAGATGTCAAGCGCTTTGTCGAAAAGCCGGACCTGGAAACCGCCAAGAAGTATGTCGCTTCCGGAAGATTCTTCTGGAACAGCGGTATTTTCTGCTTCAAGGCTTCGACGTTCCTCGATGAACTTTCGACGTACTCTCCGGATATCTTGAACGCCGCAAAGATTGCTTTTGCAAACGCCAAGAAAGAAAACAAGGATGCTCTCGTCCGTGTCGATTACGAAGACATGATGAACATTCCTTCGAATTCGATTGACTACGCCGTGATGGAAAAGTCTGCCAAGGTAAAGGTCGTGCCGAGCGATATCGGTTGGTCTGACCTCGGTGCTTTCGATTCCCTCTATGGTGAATTCGACCACGACGAAAATGGCAATAACATAAACGCAAAGCACTTGGCTATTGGTTCCAAGAACTCTCTCGTGCTCGGTGGCCAGCGCCAGATTTGCACGATTGATTTGGACAATATGCTCATTGTCGATACGCCGGATGCTCTCTTGGTTGCTCCTCTTGCTAGCAGCCAGAAGGTCAAGAAGGTTGTCGACGAGCTCAAGGCTCGTGGCTCCGATTTGCCGAAGGTCCCGCAGACGGTCAACCGCCCGTGGGGGACGTACTCCGTGCTCGAATCTAGCGACCGCTACAAGATGAAGCGCATCGTGGTTCGCCCGGGCGAACGCCTCTCATTGCAGAAGCATTTGCACCGTTCGGAACACTGGGTCGTTGTAAGCGGTACTGCTACGGTGACCGTGGGCGACAAGGTGTTCTACGTGCGTCCGAATGAATCGACCTACATTCCGTCCGGAACGATTCACCGCTTGCAGAACGAAGGCAAGCTCCCGCTCGTGATTGTTGAGGTCCAGGTCGGCGAATACACCGGCGAAGACGACATCATCCGCGTGCAGGACGACTACAAGCGTTCTTAA